The following coding sequences lie in one Rhizobium rhododendri genomic window:
- a CDS encoding EamA family transporter → MTQSWVFWAILSAAFAALTAIFAKIGISGVNSDLATLIRTMVIIVILAAIVTATGQWQAPSTISAKTWLFLGLSGLATGGSWIAYFRALKLGDAARVAPIDKLSIVLVAIFGVVFLGEKLGMVNWLGVALIASGALLLALF, encoded by the coding sequence ATGACGCAGAGCTGGGTTTTCTGGGCGATCCTATCGGCCGCCTTCGCGGCGCTGACCGCGATCTTCGCCAAGATCGGCATCTCCGGCGTCAATTCGGACCTCGCGACGCTGATCCGCACCATGGTGATCATCGTCATCCTCGCCGCCATCGTTACTGCCACCGGCCAATGGCAGGCGCCGTCGACAATTTCTGCCAAGACCTGGCTGTTCCTCGGCCTGTCCGGCCTTGCTACCGGCGGCTCGTGGATCGCTTATTTCCGGGCCCTGAAGCTCGGCGATGCAGCCCGCGTCGCGCCTATCGACAAGCTGTCGATCGTACTGGTCGCCATCTTCGGCGTCGTCTTCCTCGGTGAAAAGCTTGGAATGGTCAACTGGCTCGGCGTTGCGCTGATTGCCAGCGGTGCGCTGCTGCTGGCGCTGTTCTGA
- a CDS encoding cobalamin biosynthesis protein: MGCESGAPEGELLALAKCALAGAGLDASDLQALASIDGKAQEPAILAVAAYYGIPALFFDAERLECETPRLQNPSDKIFALIGCHGVAEAAALAGAGPEAVLIVPKLKSALATVAIAVVV; encoded by the coding sequence ATGGGCTGCGAGAGCGGAGCGCCGGAAGGCGAATTGCTGGCCCTGGCAAAGTGCGCCCTCGCCGGAGCTGGTCTCGATGCCAGTGACCTCCAGGCGCTCGCCTCGATCGACGGCAAGGCGCAGGAGCCGGCTATCCTTGCCGTTGCGGCCTATTACGGCATTCCGGCGTTGTTTTTCGATGCCGAGCGGCTTGAGTGCGAGACGCCGCGGCTGCAAAATCCCTCCGACAAGATTTTCGCGCTCATCGGTTGCCATGGTGTCGCGGAGGCTGCGGCGCTGGCCGGGGCGGGGCCTGAGGCCGTGCTCATCGTGCCGAAACTCAAATCCGCGCTCGCCACCGTGGCAATTGCCGTCGTCGTTTGA
- a CDS encoding nucleoside hydrolase yields the protein MHKVIYDTDPGVDDAMALLFLHRHPEIDLIGVTTIFGNASVDTTTRNALFLKREWGFECPVARGADATFDPSRKEHGWPTHVHGVNGLGDIAVPETIDLPIDPRPAYQFIIDTVRANPGEVRLVAVGRMTNLALALKHDPEIAGLVKDVVIMGGAFYVPGNVSPVAEANIYGDPEAADVVMTAGWKVVLIGLDVTAITTMSRGYLADMAKAGGKDVQLLADLSQSYIDFYKHAVEDGMMVHDSCASAYIVAPNLFTSISGAVRVVCGGIADGQTIVKPDGRHFPPGQWDGLPSQTVCVGIESEKVVDLIRDVIVG from the coding sequence ATGCACAAGGTCATTTACGACACTGATCCCGGCGTCGACGACGCAATGGCGCTGCTCTTCCTGCACCGTCATCCCGAGATCGACCTGATCGGCGTCACCACCATCTTCGGCAATGCCTCGGTCGACACGACGACGCGCAATGCGCTGTTCCTGAAGCGGGAATGGGGCTTCGAATGCCCGGTGGCACGCGGCGCCGACGCGACCTTCGATCCATCGCGCAAGGAGCATGGCTGGCCGACACATGTGCACGGCGTCAACGGTCTCGGCGATATCGCTGTGCCGGAAACCATCGATCTTCCCATCGATCCGCGCCCGGCCTACCAGTTCATCATCGATACTGTCCGGGCCAATCCCGGCGAGGTGCGGCTCGTCGCCGTCGGTCGCATGACCAACCTGGCGCTGGCGCTGAAGCACGATCCGGAGATTGCCGGACTGGTCAAGGACGTCGTCATCATGGGCGGCGCTTTCTACGTGCCGGGCAATGTCTCGCCGGTGGCGGAAGCCAATATCTACGGCGATCCCGAGGCTGCGGACGTCGTCATGACGGCTGGCTGGAAGGTCGTGCTCATCGGCCTCGACGTGACCGCCATCACCACAATGAGCCGCGGCTATCTCGCCGACATGGCCAAGGCCGGCGGCAAGGACGTACAGTTGCTCGCCGACCTCTCGCAGTCCTACATCGATTTCTACAAGCACGCGGTCGAGGACGGCATGATGGTGCACGACAGCTGCGCCAGCGCCTATATCGTCGCCCCCAACCTCTTCACATCGATATCAGGTGCCGTGCGCGTCGTCTGCGGCGGCATCGCCGACGGCCAGACCATCGTCAAGCCCGACGGCCGCCACTTCCCCCCGGGGCAATGGGACGGACTGCCGAGCCAGACGGTGTGTGTCGGGATCGAGTCGGAGAAGGTCGTGGATCTGATCCGGGATGTGATCGTGGGGTGA
- a CDS encoding DNA-binding protein, giving the protein MFAVRRDDLQRVAQAKINDAQLLLAHRRASNAYYLAGYAVEIGLKACIAKQISAETIPELNFVRSIYDHDLQKLIRVAGLSAELKQAQDANKDFAVNWAIVCEWKPDDRYGLKDLGTAQVMIAAVMDETGGVLPWIRERW; this is encoded by the coding sequence ATGTTCGCTGTGAGGCGCGACGATCTGCAACGTGTTGCTCAAGCAAAGATCAACGATGCCCAGTTGCTGTTGGCCCATCGCAGGGCGTCGAATGCTTACTATCTAGCGGGATATGCGGTGGAGATCGGGCTTAAGGCTTGCATCGCGAAGCAGATATCAGCGGAAACGATTCCCGAGCTTAATTTTGTAAGGTCGATATATGATCATGATCTACAAAAGCTAATCAGGGTTGCCGGCCTGTCGGCCGAATTGAAGCAAGCACAGGATGCCAACAAAGATTTTGCCGTAAATTGGGCGATCGTTTGCGAGTGGAAGCCTGACGATCGATACGGCTTAAAGGACCTGGGCACGGCTCAGGTGATGATAGCCGCCGTGATGGATGAAACCGGAGGAGTTCTGCCATGGATCAGGGAACGATGGTGA
- a CDS encoding TSUP family transporter: MQDISLQLLLLLFMAAFFAGFVDSIAGGGGLITVPAMLIAGIPPLQTLGTNKLQSICGSASATIAYARKGHVQLREQVPMAAMAALGGVLGALLATIMPADLLRTIMPFLLIAIALYFALKPNISDVETHRRMTALMFGLTVVPLVGFYDGAFGPGTGSFFMLGFVSLAGFGLLKATAHTKLLNFGSNFGALVVFLFSGAILWKIGILMGIGQFLGAQVGSRLAMRIGAKVIKPLLVVVCIAFAIKLLADPNNPVRLWLGY; this comes from the coding sequence GTGCAAGACATCTCCCTTCAACTGCTCCTGCTTCTGTTCATGGCAGCATTCTTTGCCGGCTTCGTCGATTCGATTGCCGGCGGTGGCGGATTGATCACCGTGCCGGCCATGCTGATCGCCGGCATACCGCCGCTGCAGACGCTCGGCACCAACAAGCTGCAAAGCATCTGCGGCTCGGCCTCGGCGACCATCGCCTACGCCCGCAAGGGCCATGTGCAATTGCGCGAGCAGGTGCCGATGGCAGCCATGGCGGCGCTCGGTGGCGTGCTCGGCGCGCTGCTGGCGACGATCATGCCAGCAGATCTGTTGCGCACCATCATGCCTTTCCTGCTGATCGCCATCGCTCTCTATTTCGCCCTGAAGCCCAACATCAGCGACGTCGAGACCCACAGGCGGATGACGGCGCTGATGTTCGGCCTGACCGTCGTGCCGCTGGTCGGCTTCTACGACGGCGCTTTCGGCCCCGGCACCGGCTCGTTCTTCATGCTCGGCTTCGTCAGCCTCGCCGGTTTCGGCCTGTTGAAGGCGACCGCCCATACAAAGCTTCTGAACTTCGGCTCGAATTTCGGGGCGCTTGTGGTCTTCCTGTTTTCGGGCGCCATCCTCTGGAAGATCGGCATCCTGATGGGCATCGGCCAGTTTCTGGGCGCCCAGGTCGGCTCGCGGCTTGCTATGCGTATCGGTGCGAAAGTCATCAAGCCGCTTCTGGTCGTCGTCTGCATCGCCTTCGCTATTAAACTGCTGGCCGATCCGAACAATCCCGTCAGGCTTTGGCTCGGCTACTAA
- the cobA gene encoding uroporphyrinogen-III C-methyltransferase, translating to MNQTLFSTLPTLEPGSVWLAGAGPGDPGLLTLLVAKAMSEADVIVHDALVDDACLRLAGAGAVLEYAGKRGGKPSAKQRDISLRLVELARSGKRVLRLKGGDPFVFGRGGEEALVLVEHGIPFRIVPGVTAGIGGLAYAGIPVTHRDVNHAVTFLTGHDSSGLVPDAIDWQAIGKGSPVIVIYMAMKHISQIVANLIAAGRSLHEPVAFVCNASTPRQQVLETTLGSAEADVASAGLLPPAIVVIGAVVGLRPSLDWLGALSGRTLVPESIGEPRQVRV from the coding sequence ATGAACCAAACCCTGTTTTCCACATTGCCAACCCTTGAGCCGGGCAGCGTCTGGCTGGCCGGGGCGGGGCCGGGCGATCCGGGCTTGCTGACGCTGCTGGTTGCAAAGGCTATGTCTGAGGCTGATGTTATCGTCCACGATGCACTGGTCGACGATGCCTGCCTTAGGCTCGCCGGTGCCGGTGCCGTGCTCGAATATGCCGGCAAGCGTGGGGGCAAGCCTTCGGCAAAGCAGCGCGATATTTCGCTGCGACTGGTCGAGTTGGCGCGGTCCGGCAAGCGGGTGCTGCGGCTGAAGGGCGGGGATCCCTTCGTTTTCGGGCGTGGCGGCGAGGAAGCACTGGTTCTCGTAGAGCATGGCATCCCGTTCCGCATCGTGCCGGGCGTCACCGCCGGGATCGGTGGACTTGCCTATGCCGGCATTCCGGTGACCCACCGGGACGTCAATCACGCCGTGACGTTCCTCACCGGTCATGATTCGTCGGGGCTGGTGCCGGATGCCATTGACTGGCAGGCGATCGGCAAGGGGTCGCCTGTGATCGTCATCTACATGGCGATGAAACACATCTCCCAGATCGTTGCCAATCTCATTGCTGCCGGCCGGTCGCTGCACGAGCCTGTCGCCTTCGTCTGCAATGCATCGACACCGCGCCAGCAGGTGCTGGAGACGACGCTCGGATCTGCCGAGGCGGATGTTGCAAGCGCGGGTCTCTTGCCGCCTGCCATCGTCGTCATCGGCGCGGTGGTAGGGCTGCGCCCATCGCTGGATTGGCTGGGCGCACTCTCCGGGCGCACATTGGTGCCTGAAAGCATCGGCGAACCGAGACAGGTGCGAGTATGA
- the cobO gene encoding cob(I)yrinic acid a,c-diamide adenosyltransferase has translation MSEDTTDGVTAPEQKPDDSRHAEKMAKKKAARDKIMATKSGDKGLIIVHTGKGKGKSSAAFGMIFRHIAHGKRSAVVQFIKGAMWTGERDLIEKHFSDICAFHTMGEGFTWETQDRARDVAAAGAAWEKAKELIRDERNSMVLLDEINIALRYDYLDLAEVIEFLKTEKPYMTHVVLTGRNAKEELFEIADLVTEMELIKHPFRSGIKGQAGVEY, from the coding sequence ATGAGCGAAGACACAACCGACGGCGTGACCGCGCCGGAGCAAAAGCCCGACGATAGCCGCCACGCCGAGAAGATGGCGAAGAAGAAGGCGGCGCGTGACAAGATCATGGCGACGAAGAGCGGCGACAAGGGGCTGATCATCGTCCACACCGGCAAGGGCAAGGGCAAGTCCTCGGCCGCTTTCGGGATGATCTTTCGGCATATTGCCCACGGCAAGCGCTCCGCCGTCGTGCAGTTCATCAAGGGCGCGATGTGGACGGGCGAGCGGGACCTGATCGAGAAGCATTTCTCGGATATATGCGCCTTCCACACCATGGGCGAGGGGTTTACCTGGGAGACGCAGGACCGCGCCCGCGACGTAGCGGCGGCTGGAGCTGCGTGGGAGAAGGCCAAGGAGCTTATCCGCGACGAGCGCAACTCGATGGTGCTGCTCGACGAGATCAACATTGCGCTGCGCTACGATTATCTCGATCTGGCAGAGGTCATCGAGTTTCTGAAAACGGAAAAGCCCTATATGACGCATGTCGTGCTGACGGGCCGCAATGCCAAGGAAGAGTTGTTCGAGATCGCCGACCTGGTGACCGAGATGGAGCTGATCAAGCATCCGTTCCGCTCCGGTATCAAGGGGCAGGCCGGAGTGGAATATTGA